The Populus alba chromosome 6, ASM523922v2, whole genome shotgun sequence genome contains a region encoding:
- the LOC118033589 gene encoding protein TRANSPARENT TESTA 9 isoform X4 gives MLISFFMEGQVMGEFVRILKVSGIVSISLQLLQTMSIVIQNLKSERAIYYMFSNEHINFLITYTFDFRNEELLSYYISFLRAISGKLDKNTIPLLVKTQNEEVVSFPLYVEAIRFASHEESMIRTAVRALTLNVYHVGDESVNRFVAKAPHADYFSNLLTFFQKQCIYLNGMVSETLKNPDSDTTTAILNVVDEIEDNLYYISDVISAGIPEVGRLITVNILQILIFPLLLPSLQLDVVNDIQIGAITSLYLLCCILRIVKIKDLANTIAASLFCPPEAFVPDSETKLNGHAPDHGHEIQRTENKNVIEVDGCSKKILPSLSSSSLIHPEDIISKGVSRLTLRDALLSYITAGDDLQVLSSLSMLATLLQTKELDETMLDALGILPQRKQHKKLLQQALVGEDSREDQLFSSGRNFIRDGFSCELNGYLQNLKEQYGVACSSLEVGTSPSVHRFQVLDALVSLFCRSNISPETLWDGGWLLRQLLLYSEAGFNNQHLELLRTSRTQDSYKNCTYALLEEARGNWPDLLVTVLRDEWKRCKRAMEAPSPQREPECMLLPLDKPSFDDVLPNKSSFVAGERMCKVVKVFVLLHQLQIFFLGRALPEQPPTCPPSDIPENSRARNAGLDVSGPKLGSELRLVDAVPCRIVFERGKEHHFCVLAISVGASGWILLAEELPLKKHYGIIRVVAPLASSDPTIDQKHSRWVHLRIRPSTLPFLDPAKLNTHGKAKTKAPVDGRWTLAFMDDESCKSAFSMILEEIDLQSKEVEKSLKPLLNHEGAIDVLDTSPHRPDDASSSTATPSNSL, from the exons ATGTTAATAAG tttttttatggaAGGGCAAGTAATGGGGGAGTTTGTGAGGATACTTAAGGTGAGCGGAATTGTTTCCATTTCGCTTCAGTTGCTGCAAACAATGAGCATTGTGATTCAGAACTTAAAATCCGAGCGCGCCATAT aTTATATGTTCAGTAATgagcatattaattttttgataacttaTACGTTTGATTTTCGGAATGAGGAGTTGTTGTCATACTACATTTCTTTCTTAAG GGCAATAAGTGGGAAGCTTGACAAGAATACAATTCCTTTGCTTGTGAAGACTCAAAAT GAAGAAGTTGTTTCTTTTCCACTGTATGTTGAGGCAATACGGTTTGCTTCCCATGAAGAGAGTATGATTCGCACTGCAGTCCGTGCTCTGACACTCAATGTCTATCATG TTGGAGATGAATCCGTGAATAGATTTGTTGCGAAGGCCCCTCATgctgattatttttcaaacttgctTACTTTTTTTCAGAAGCAGTGCATCTATCTAAATGGAATGGTCTCTGAAACTCTAAA AAACCCAGACTCAGATACAACCACTGCGATTCTTAATGTTGTGGATGAAATTGAGGACAATCTCTACTATATTAGTGATGTTATTTCTGCGGGGATTCCAGAAGTTGGGAGGTTAATAACAGTCAACATTTTGCAAATTTTGATATTTCCTTTGCTTCTTCCATCTTTGCAGTTGGATGTTGTTAAT GATATTCAGATTGGTGCTATCACTTCTCTATATTTGCTCTGTTGCATCTTACGCATAGTTAAAATCAAAGACTTGGCAAATACCATTGCTGCCTCTCTTTTCTGTCCACCTGAGGCTTTTGTTCCAGATTCTGAGACTAAACTCAATGGTCATGCGCCTGATCATGGGCATGAAATCCAACGGACAGAAAATAAGAACGTGATTGAGGTGGATGGATgttcaaaaaaaatcttgccGAGCTTGTCTAGTTCTTCACTCATTCACCCTGAAGATATTATCTCAAAAGGTGTTTCTCGTTTAACTTTGAG GGATGCTTTACTTTCATATATTACAGCTGGAGATgatcttcaagttttgagttcTTTGAGCATGTTGGCTACATTGTTGCAAACAAAAG AATTAGATGAAACAATGCTAGATGCTCTTGGAATCCTACCCCAGCGCAAGCAACACAAGAAACTCTTGCAG CAAGCATTGGTTGGTGAGGACTCGAGGGAAGATCAACTTTTTTCATCAGGAAGGAACTTTATAAGAGATGGATTTAGTTGTGAGCTCAATGGCTATCTACAAAATCTCAAG GAGCAGTATGGGGTAGCATGCTCTTCCTTGGAGGTGGGAACAAGCCCCTCTGTACATAGATTTCAG GTGCTAGATGCACTGGTTAGTCTTTTTTGCCGGTCTAATATATCCCCAGAGACATTGTGGGATGGTGGTTGGCTTTTGCGTCAGCTACTTCTCTATAGTGAGGCAGGATTCAATAACCAGCATCTTGAATTACTGAGA ACTTCTCGTACACAGGATTCATATAAGAATTGCACTTATGCTCTTCTTGAGGAGGCCAGAGGTAATTGGCCCGATCTACTTGTAACAGTCTTACGTGATGAATGGAAAAGGTGCAAAAGAG CAATGGAAGCTCCATCTCCCCAGAGAGAGCCAGAGTGCATGCTCTTGCCATTAGACAAGCCCTCTTTTGATG ATGTTCTTCCCAACAAATCATCATTTGTTGCTGGTGAAAGAATGTGCAAGGTGGTGAAG GTATTTGTACTTCTTCATCAACTTCAAATTTTCTTCCTTGGTAGGGCTTTACCTGAGCAGCCTCCTACTTGTCCTCCAAGTGATATCCCGGAAAATTCCCGTGCAAGAAATGCTGGCCTGGATGTTTCAGGTCCAAAACTAGGCTCTGAGTTGAGACTAG TTGATGCCGTGCCTTGTAGGATTGTATTTGAGAGGGGTAAGGAACACCATTTTTGCGTTTTAGCAATCTCTGTGGGTGCATCCGGGTGGATCCTACTTGCAGAAGAACTACCCTTGAAGAAACATTATGGAATCATCCGTGTTGTTGCTCCTTTAGCAAGTTCCGAT CCTACAATTGATCAGAAGCATTCAAGATGGGTACACTTGCGAATCCGTCCATCTACTTTACCCTTTTTGGACCCTGCTAAACTCAATACTCATGGAAAGGCTAAGACAAAAGCTCCGGTGGATGGGAGATGGACCTTAGCATTCATGGATGATGAATCTTGCAAGTCTGCTTTTTCTATGATTCTTGAGGAGATTGATCTGCAAAGCAAAGAAGTCGAGAAAAGTCTCAAACCATTGCTCAACCATGAAGGAGCTATAGATGTTCTGGACACTTCTCCACATCGTCCTGATGATGCTTCCTCATCAACTGCAACACCTTCTAATTCATTGTAA
- the LOC118033589 gene encoding protein TRANSPARENT TESTA 9 isoform X5 gives MFSNEHINFLITYTFDFRNEELLSYYISFLRAISGKLDKNTIPLLVKTQNEEVVSFPLYVEAIRFASHEESMIRTAVRALTLNVYHVGDESVNRFVAKAPHADYFSNLLTFFQKQCIYLNGMVSETLKNPDSDTTTAILNVVDEIEDNLYYISDVISAGIPEVGRLITVNILQILIFPLLLPSLQLDVVNDIQIGAITSLYLLCCILRIVKIKDLANTIAASLFCPPEAFVPDSETKLNGHAPDHGHEIQRTENKNVIEVDGCSKKILPSLSSSSLIHPEDIISKGVSRLTLRDALLSYITAGDDLQVLSSLSMLATLLQTKELDETMLDALGILPQRKQHKKLLQQALVGEDSREDQLFSSGRNFIRDGFSCELNGYLQNLKEQYGVACSSLEVGTSPSVHRFQVLDALVSLFCRSNISPETLWDGGWLLRQLLLYSEAGFNNQHLELLRTSRTQDSYKNCTYALLEEARGNWPDLLVTVLRDEWKRCKRAMEAPSPQREPECMLLPLDKPSFDDVLPNKSSFVAGERMCKVVKVFVLLHQLQIFFLGRALPEQPPTCPPSDIPENSRARNAGLDVSGPKLGSELRLVDAVPCRIVFERGKEHHFCVLAISVGASGWILLAEELPLKKHYGIIRVVAPLASSDPTIDQKHSRWVHLRIRPSTLPFLDPAKLNTHGKAKTKAPVDGRWTLAFMDDESCKSAFSMILEEIDLQSKEVEKSLKPLLNHEGAIDVLDTSPHRPDDASSSTATPSNSL, from the exons ATGTTCAGTAATgagcatattaattttttgataacttaTACGTTTGATTTTCGGAATGAGGAGTTGTTGTCATACTACATTTCTTTCTTAAG GGCAATAAGTGGGAAGCTTGACAAGAATACAATTCCTTTGCTTGTGAAGACTCAAAAT GAAGAAGTTGTTTCTTTTCCACTGTATGTTGAGGCAATACGGTTTGCTTCCCATGAAGAGAGTATGATTCGCACTGCAGTCCGTGCTCTGACACTCAATGTCTATCATG TTGGAGATGAATCCGTGAATAGATTTGTTGCGAAGGCCCCTCATgctgattatttttcaaacttgctTACTTTTTTTCAGAAGCAGTGCATCTATCTAAATGGAATGGTCTCTGAAACTCTAAA AAACCCAGACTCAGATACAACCACTGCGATTCTTAATGTTGTGGATGAAATTGAGGACAATCTCTACTATATTAGTGATGTTATTTCTGCGGGGATTCCAGAAGTTGGGAGGTTAATAACAGTCAACATTTTGCAAATTTTGATATTTCCTTTGCTTCTTCCATCTTTGCAGTTGGATGTTGTTAAT GATATTCAGATTGGTGCTATCACTTCTCTATATTTGCTCTGTTGCATCTTACGCATAGTTAAAATCAAAGACTTGGCAAATACCATTGCTGCCTCTCTTTTCTGTCCACCTGAGGCTTTTGTTCCAGATTCTGAGACTAAACTCAATGGTCATGCGCCTGATCATGGGCATGAAATCCAACGGACAGAAAATAAGAACGTGATTGAGGTGGATGGATgttcaaaaaaaatcttgccGAGCTTGTCTAGTTCTTCACTCATTCACCCTGAAGATATTATCTCAAAAGGTGTTTCTCGTTTAACTTTGAG GGATGCTTTACTTTCATATATTACAGCTGGAGATgatcttcaagttttgagttcTTTGAGCATGTTGGCTACATTGTTGCAAACAAAAG AATTAGATGAAACAATGCTAGATGCTCTTGGAATCCTACCCCAGCGCAAGCAACACAAGAAACTCTTGCAG CAAGCATTGGTTGGTGAGGACTCGAGGGAAGATCAACTTTTTTCATCAGGAAGGAACTTTATAAGAGATGGATTTAGTTGTGAGCTCAATGGCTATCTACAAAATCTCAAG GAGCAGTATGGGGTAGCATGCTCTTCCTTGGAGGTGGGAACAAGCCCCTCTGTACATAGATTTCAG GTGCTAGATGCACTGGTTAGTCTTTTTTGCCGGTCTAATATATCCCCAGAGACATTGTGGGATGGTGGTTGGCTTTTGCGTCAGCTACTTCTCTATAGTGAGGCAGGATTCAATAACCAGCATCTTGAATTACTGAGA ACTTCTCGTACACAGGATTCATATAAGAATTGCACTTATGCTCTTCTTGAGGAGGCCAGAGGTAATTGGCCCGATCTACTTGTAACAGTCTTACGTGATGAATGGAAAAGGTGCAAAAGAG CAATGGAAGCTCCATCTCCCCAGAGAGAGCCAGAGTGCATGCTCTTGCCATTAGACAAGCCCTCTTTTGATG ATGTTCTTCCCAACAAATCATCATTTGTTGCTGGTGAAAGAATGTGCAAGGTGGTGAAG GTATTTGTACTTCTTCATCAACTTCAAATTTTCTTCCTTGGTAGGGCTTTACCTGAGCAGCCTCCTACTTGTCCTCCAAGTGATATCCCGGAAAATTCCCGTGCAAGAAATGCTGGCCTGGATGTTTCAGGTCCAAAACTAGGCTCTGAGTTGAGACTAG TTGATGCCGTGCCTTGTAGGATTGTATTTGAGAGGGGTAAGGAACACCATTTTTGCGTTTTAGCAATCTCTGTGGGTGCATCCGGGTGGATCCTACTTGCAGAAGAACTACCCTTGAAGAAACATTATGGAATCATCCGTGTTGTTGCTCCTTTAGCAAGTTCCGAT CCTACAATTGATCAGAAGCATTCAAGATGGGTACACTTGCGAATCCGTCCATCTACTTTACCCTTTTTGGACCCTGCTAAACTCAATACTCATGGAAAGGCTAAGACAAAAGCTCCGGTGGATGGGAGATGGACCTTAGCATTCATGGATGATGAATCTTGCAAGTCTGCTTTTTCTATGATTCTTGAGGAGATTGATCTGCAAAGCAAAGAAGTCGAGAAAAGTCTCAAACCATTGCTCAACCATGAAGGAGCTATAGATGTTCTGGACACTTCTCCACATCGTCCTGATGATGCTTCCTCATCAACTGCAACACCTTCTAATTCATTGTAA
- the LOC118033589 gene encoding protein TRANSPARENT TESTA 9 isoform X6, producing MACCLNSNKPSIPKSWGVCCLNHACYEEVVSFPLYVEAIRFASHEESMIRTAVRALTLNVYHVGDESVNRFVAKAPHADYFSNLLTFFQKQCIYLNGMVSETLKNPDSDTTTAILNVVDEIEDNLYYISDVISAGIPEVGRLITVNILQILIFPLLLPSLQLDVVNDIQIGAITSLYLLCCILRIVKIKDLANTIAASLFCPPEAFVPDSETKLNGHAPDHGHEIQRTENKNVIEVDGCSKKILPSLSSSSLIHPEDIISKGVSRLTLRDALLSYITAGDDLQVLSSLSMLATLLQTKELDETMLDALGILPQRKQHKKLLQQALVGEDSREDQLFSSGRNFIRDGFSCELNGYLQNLKEQYGVACSSLEVGTSPSVHRFQVLDALVSLFCRSNISPETLWDGGWLLRQLLLYSEAGFNNQHLELLRTSRTQDSYKNCTYALLEEARGNWPDLLVTVLRDEWKRCKRAMEAPSPQREPECMLLPLDKPSFDDVLPNKSSFVAGERMCKVVKVFVLLHQLQIFFLGRALPEQPPTCPPSDIPENSRARNAGLDVSGPKLGSELRLVDAVPCRIVFERGKEHHFCVLAISVGASGWILLAEELPLKKHYGIIRVVAPLASSDPTIDQKHSRWVHLRIRPSTLPFLDPAKLNTHGKAKTKAPVDGRWTLAFMDDESCKSAFSMILEEIDLQSKEVEKSLKPLLNHEGAIDVLDTSPHRPDDASSSTATPSNSL from the exons ATGGCTTGCTGCTTAAACAGCAACAAACCCTCAATTCCAAAATCGTGGGGGGTTTGCTGCCTAAACCACGCTTGTTAC GAAGAAGTTGTTTCTTTTCCACTGTATGTTGAGGCAATACGGTTTGCTTCCCATGAAGAGAGTATGATTCGCACTGCAGTCCGTGCTCTGACACTCAATGTCTATCATG TTGGAGATGAATCCGTGAATAGATTTGTTGCGAAGGCCCCTCATgctgattatttttcaaacttgctTACTTTTTTTCAGAAGCAGTGCATCTATCTAAATGGAATGGTCTCTGAAACTCTAAA AAACCCAGACTCAGATACAACCACTGCGATTCTTAATGTTGTGGATGAAATTGAGGACAATCTCTACTATATTAGTGATGTTATTTCTGCGGGGATTCCAGAAGTTGGGAGGTTAATAACAGTCAACATTTTGCAAATTTTGATATTTCCTTTGCTTCTTCCATCTTTGCAGTTGGATGTTGTTAAT GATATTCAGATTGGTGCTATCACTTCTCTATATTTGCTCTGTTGCATCTTACGCATAGTTAAAATCAAAGACTTGGCAAATACCATTGCTGCCTCTCTTTTCTGTCCACCTGAGGCTTTTGTTCCAGATTCTGAGACTAAACTCAATGGTCATGCGCCTGATCATGGGCATGAAATCCAACGGACAGAAAATAAGAACGTGATTGAGGTGGATGGATgttcaaaaaaaatcttgccGAGCTTGTCTAGTTCTTCACTCATTCACCCTGAAGATATTATCTCAAAAGGTGTTTCTCGTTTAACTTTGAG GGATGCTTTACTTTCATATATTACAGCTGGAGATgatcttcaagttttgagttcTTTGAGCATGTTGGCTACATTGTTGCAAACAAAAG AATTAGATGAAACAATGCTAGATGCTCTTGGAATCCTACCCCAGCGCAAGCAACACAAGAAACTCTTGCAG CAAGCATTGGTTGGTGAGGACTCGAGGGAAGATCAACTTTTTTCATCAGGAAGGAACTTTATAAGAGATGGATTTAGTTGTGAGCTCAATGGCTATCTACAAAATCTCAAG GAGCAGTATGGGGTAGCATGCTCTTCCTTGGAGGTGGGAACAAGCCCCTCTGTACATAGATTTCAG GTGCTAGATGCACTGGTTAGTCTTTTTTGCCGGTCTAATATATCCCCAGAGACATTGTGGGATGGTGGTTGGCTTTTGCGTCAGCTACTTCTCTATAGTGAGGCAGGATTCAATAACCAGCATCTTGAATTACTGAGA ACTTCTCGTACACAGGATTCATATAAGAATTGCACTTATGCTCTTCTTGAGGAGGCCAGAGGTAATTGGCCCGATCTACTTGTAACAGTCTTACGTGATGAATGGAAAAGGTGCAAAAGAG CAATGGAAGCTCCATCTCCCCAGAGAGAGCCAGAGTGCATGCTCTTGCCATTAGACAAGCCCTCTTTTGATG ATGTTCTTCCCAACAAATCATCATTTGTTGCTGGTGAAAGAATGTGCAAGGTGGTGAAG GTATTTGTACTTCTTCATCAACTTCAAATTTTCTTCCTTGGTAGGGCTTTACCTGAGCAGCCTCCTACTTGTCCTCCAAGTGATATCCCGGAAAATTCCCGTGCAAGAAATGCTGGCCTGGATGTTTCAGGTCCAAAACTAGGCTCTGAGTTGAGACTAG TTGATGCCGTGCCTTGTAGGATTGTATTTGAGAGGGGTAAGGAACACCATTTTTGCGTTTTAGCAATCTCTGTGGGTGCATCCGGGTGGATCCTACTTGCAGAAGAACTACCCTTGAAGAAACATTATGGAATCATCCGTGTTGTTGCTCCTTTAGCAAGTTCCGAT CCTACAATTGATCAGAAGCATTCAAGATGGGTACACTTGCGAATCCGTCCATCTACTTTACCCTTTTTGGACCCTGCTAAACTCAATACTCATGGAAAGGCTAAGACAAAAGCTCCGGTGGATGGGAGATGGACCTTAGCATTCATGGATGATGAATCTTGCAAGTCTGCTTTTTCTATGATTCTTGAGGAGATTGATCTGCAAAGCAAAGAAGTCGAGAAAAGTCTCAAACCATTGCTCAACCATGAAGGAGCTATAGATGTTCTGGACACTTCTCCACATCGTCCTGATGATGCTTCCTCATCAACTGCAACACCTTCTAATTCATTGTAA